TCCTAATGGGCATTGAGCAAAATAATCCTATGGCTTTGCCCCTCTGGATTGCGGTGGGGCTGGCGGCGACCTACCTAGGGGCTGTGGTGTTAACCGCGGAACTGCTTAACCGCCTTTCCCTCAGTCCGGCGGAGGTAACTCGTAAAATTGTCCACATCGGAGCGGGGCAAGTGGTGCTGATTGCTTGGTGGTTGAGTATTCCTGGTTGGGTGGGGGCGATCGCCGGGGTTTTTGCCGCTGGCATTGCAGTGCTCTCCTATCGTTTGCCGATTTTGCCCAGCTTAGAAAGTGTTGGCCGCCACAGTTACGGCACTTTGTTTTACGCCCTTAGCATTGGTCTATTGGTGGGGGGATTTTTCTCCCTTGGACTGCCGATATTTGCGGCGATCGGTATTTTAGTCATGGCCTGGGGCGATGGACTGGCGGCCCTGGTGGGACAAAGGTGGGGGCGTCACCGCTACCAAGTCTTTGGTTTCCGCAAAAGTTGGGAGGGCACTCTCACCATGGTGTTGGCCAGTTTTTTGGTCACGGTTGTATTTCTTAGTTACACCTTCGGCTTCACAGTTATTGTCCTTGTTGTGGCTGGGACGGTGGCGATCGCCAGTGCTGGACTGGAGAGCTTTTCCCGCTGGGGCATTGATAACTTAACTGTTCCCCTGGGCAGTGCTTTGATTGCTTGGGCTGGTAGCTATCTTTGGTTGGGATAGTCCCTGGGGTAAATGGTTAAAATGCAAATACCATCCTGCTTTTCCACCATGGTTTTTACCCTTCCCCAGCCAACTAATTTACCCAGCACTAATGTCCGTTTGCCTATCCAAGCACTACACGGTCAATTGATCCAATGGCGACGGCAGTTTCACCAATACCCGGAATTGGGCTTCCAAGAGCAGTTAACGGCGGCCCACATTGCCGAAACCCTGACTAAATTAGAAATTCCCCACACCCCAGGCATTGCCAAAACCGGGATTATGGCGACGGTTGACAGCGGTAAGCCGGGACCTGTGCTGGCCATCCGAGCCGATATGGATGCTCTGCCGGTAACGGAAGAAAATGAAGTAGATTACCGTTCCCTCCACCCCGGTAAAATGCACGCCTGTGGCCACGACGGTCACACGGCGATCGCCTTAGGCACCGCGCAATATTTAGCGGCCCATCGGGATAGTTTTCGGGGC
The genomic region above belongs to Synechocystis sp. PCC 6803 substr. PCC-P and contains:
- a CDS encoding phytol kinase — protein: MGIEQNNPMALPLWIAVGLAATYLGAVVLTAELLNRLSLSPAEVTRKIVHIGAGQVVLIAWWLSIPGWVGAIAGVFAAGIAVLSYRLPILPSLESVGRHSYGTLFYALSIGLLVGGFFSLGLPIFAAIGILVMAWGDGLAALVGQRWGRHRYQVFGFRKSWEGTLTMVLASFLVTVVFLSYTFGFTVIVLVVAGTVAIASAGLESFSRWGIDNLTVPLGSALIAWAGSYLWLG